The Corynebacterium pseudopelargi genome contains a region encoding:
- a CDS encoding class I SAM-dependent methyltransferase — MTQRPIPPKSRQHAPKFRDAKHREQQAKAFSSEMDTYHRVRPRYPEQVFSLLDQCGIAQNANIIDVGCGTGIFSEQLAQHFPRAHVLGSDVSKEMLMHFRFHHALPCMQAKAEALGLVDASADLITCAQTWHWLDPVAASSEFARVLRPDGVVVLLWNTLDVAVPWVHRLTRITHAGDTLAEGFVPNIGKQLVIDQTLRCRFSQTLPVADLHTLMHTRSYWLRASPNTRAKMTSNLDWYIDYLGLDPEGEVTLPYRHDAFALRRH; from the coding sequence GTGACGCAGCGCCCAATTCCGCCGAAATCCAGGCAACACGCTCCAAAATTCCGCGATGCCAAGCACCGCGAGCAACAAGCCAAGGCCTTTAGCAGCGAGATGGACACCTATCACCGCGTGCGCCCCCGATACCCTGAGCAGGTATTTTCTCTGCTCGATCAGTGCGGCATTGCCCAAAACGCCAACATTATCGACGTAGGCTGCGGCACCGGGATCTTCAGCGAGCAATTAGCCCAACATTTCCCCCGCGCCCACGTTTTGGGCAGTGATGTGAGCAAAGAGATGCTCATGCATTTTCGCTTTCACCATGCGTTGCCGTGCATGCAGGCCAAGGCCGAGGCCTTAGGGCTTGTCGACGCCAGCGCAGACCTCATCACCTGCGCCCAAACCTGGCACTGGCTCGACCCGGTGGCCGCCAGTAGCGAATTTGCCCGCGTGCTCCGCCCCGATGGTGTGGTGGTACTGCTCTGGAACACCCTCGACGTGGCAGTACCTTGGGTACATAGGCTTACCCGAATCACCCACGCCGGCGACACACTCGCCGAGGGCTTCGTGCCAAACATCGGCAAACAGTTGGTTATCGATCAAACGCTTCGATGCCGTTTTAGCCAAACACTGCCGGTAGCTGATCTGCACACCTTGATGCACACGCGCTCCTATTGGCTGCGGGCATCGCCAAACACCAGGGCAAAGATGACCTCGAACCTCGATTGGTATATCGACTACCTAGGCCTTGACCCAGAAGGAGAAGTCACCTTGCCCTATCGCCACGATGCTTTTGCGCTGAGGCGTCATTAG
- a CDS encoding GNAT family N-acetyltransferase → MMRPLRPPPKIRLIRPLGYGVVPQYRRQGRATEILRQAIKRTRERWKEGDIPGATENGQILVTCDDDNVGSIRVIEACGGVLENRVNNNGPVVRRYWI, encoded by the coding sequence ATGATGCGTCCGCTGAGGCCACCGCCGAAGATACGACTAATACGCCCTCTTGGGTATGGTGTCGTTCCTCAATATCGACGCCAGGGTCGTGCCACAGAAATCTTGCGGCAGGCAATTAAGCGAACGCGTGAGCGCTGGAAAGAGGGGGACATCCCAGGTGCGACAGAAAATGGACAGATCCTCGTGACCTGTGACGATGACAACGTTGGATCCATAAGAGTCATTGAGGCGTGCGGAGGAGTGCTGGAAAACCGCGTGAACAACAACGGTCCAGTGGTGCGGCGTTATTGGATCTAG
- a CDS encoding alpha/beta hydrolase, translated as MHFVQELSLTAPVVVWAATAVLLASALLSLWLLLQRRGLRTTLLVALGVVASVVAVRWCIEDLWRPFPDAIPWQIYAGAGVCFVAIAALCLARKRVLLVLALALSLLSTLIVGNNVYQLYPTIGSVVNNEHAKKMQWDEFQAALKTKTLPQDQGVHISLPLDSPQSGFKARTAQIYLPPAYWRSDTALPVVVMMAGNPGRPEDWFGAGMADRAADQYQQAHGGVAPIIASVDATGSYTANPGCTDSPGSNVATYLAKDVPEQLKKKLNVDPDQQHWTIGGLSYGGTCALQIATNEPQAYGNFLDFSGEWEPNIGSHEQTVNKLFEGSEEKFKAHNPADLLQAHEHDGRYRHLSGLFIAGDRDKQAVHDLQALQQRAAAAGINSQFRTVKGGHDFGTWRTAFEQSLPWAAKQGGLG; from the coding sequence ATGCACTTTGTCCAAGAACTCAGCCTGACCGCCCCAGTGGTGGTGTGGGCTGCAACAGCAGTGCTCTTAGCCAGCGCACTGCTCAGCCTGTGGCTGCTACTGCAAAGACGCGGCCTACGCACCACTTTGCTAGTAGCACTCGGCGTTGTGGCCAGCGTTGTTGCCGTGCGTTGGTGCATCGAAGATCTCTGGCGGCCATTTCCCGATGCCATCCCTTGGCAAATCTACGCCGGTGCAGGGGTGTGCTTCGTAGCCATCGCCGCGCTGTGCCTTGCCCGCAAGCGTGTGCTGCTGGTCCTGGCTTTGGCATTGAGCCTGCTCAGCACCTTGATCGTGGGCAATAACGTGTATCAGCTCTATCCCACCATCGGCAGCGTGGTAAATAACGAGCACGCAAAGAAGATGCAGTGGGATGAATTTCAGGCGGCGCTGAAAACCAAGACCTTGCCCCAAGACCAAGGCGTGCACATCAGCCTTCCACTGGACTCACCACAGTCTGGGTTCAAGGCAAGAACCGCGCAGATCTACCTTCCGCCTGCATACTGGCGCAGTGATACCGCCTTGCCGGTGGTGGTGATGATGGCGGGTAATCCCGGCAGGCCAGAAGATTGGTTTGGAGCCGGGATGGCCGATCGCGCAGCAGATCAATACCAACAAGCACACGGGGGAGTAGCACCGATTATTGCCAGTGTTGATGCCACTGGTAGCTATACCGCCAATCCCGGCTGTACCGATAGCCCCGGAAGTAATGTGGCAACCTATTTGGCTAAAGACGTCCCTGAGCAGCTAAAAAAGAAGCTCAACGTGGACCCAGATCAGCAGCATTGGACCATTGGCGGCCTCAGCTACGGCGGCACCTGCGCATTGCAGATCGCTACGAACGAGCCACAGGCCTATGGCAATTTCCTTGATTTCTCAGGTGAGTGGGAACCTAATATTGGGAGCCACGAACAAACGGTGAACAAGCTCTTTGAGGGTTCAGAGGAAAAATTCAAGGCCCATAATCCGGCCGATCTTTTGCAAGCGCATGAGCACGACGGCCGCTATCGCCACCTATCTGGGCTGTTTATCGCAGGTGATCGCGATAAGCAGGCGGTGCATGACCTCCAAGCTCTGCAACAACGAGCCGCTGCAGCCGGTATCAATAGCCAATTCCGCACGGTCAAAGGCGGGCACGATTTTGGCACCTGGCGCACAGCCTTTGAACAAAGTCTGCCGTGGGCGGCAAAGCAAGGAGGTTTGGGATAG
- the cmk gene encoding (d)CMP kinase: MQYQDLRNCPEGLIVAVDGPSGAGKSTVCRAVAERFGAKYLDTGAMYRVATLHVLQQGINPEDTDAVIRSTSSLPLEINADPKSKEVLLAGSDVSAEIRGPEVTAHVSAVSAIPEVRHNLVALQRALALQAGRCVLDGRDIGTHVLVDAPLKIFLTASAEVRARRRHEQDIAAGRESDYEAVLADVQRRDTADSTRATSPLRPAEDATMVDTSDMTLEQVIERITELLVASAERAS, from the coding sequence ATGCAGTACCAAGATCTACGCAATTGCCCCGAGGGGCTCATCGTGGCCGTGGATGGCCCTTCGGGTGCTGGTAAATCCACGGTGTGCCGCGCTGTTGCCGAACGCTTTGGTGCCAAGTACTTAGATACTGGTGCGATGTACCGGGTGGCCACGCTGCACGTGTTGCAGCAAGGCATCAACCCCGAAGACACCGATGCCGTGATTCGCAGTACAAGCTCATTGCCGCTGGAAATCAACGCTGATCCGAAGTCTAAGGAAGTCTTGCTTGCTGGCAGCGATGTGTCTGCAGAAATCCGCGGCCCTGAGGTGACAGCCCATGTGTCTGCTGTTTCTGCCATCCCGGAAGTACGCCACAACCTTGTCGCCCTCCAGCGTGCCCTTGCCTTGCAGGCAGGCCGTTGCGTGCTCGATGGCAGGGATATTGGCACCCATGTGCTTGTTGATGCACCGCTGAAGATCTTCCTCACCGCCTCTGCAGAGGTACGTGCGCGTCGCCGTCACGAGCAAGACATTGCCGCTGGCCGCGAAAGCGACTACGAGGCAGTGCTCGCAGATGTGCAAAGGCGCGATACCGCAGATTCCACCAGAGCTACCTCGCCGCTGCGCCCGGCCGAAGACGCGACGATGGTGGACACTTCAGATATGACGCTTGAGCAAGTGATCGAGCGCATCACCGAATTGCTAGTTGCTTCGGCAGAAAGGGCGAGCTAA
- a CDS encoding response regulator translates to MLLDLGLPDLSGLEVLRSVRKWSELPNIVVSARHDEPGKINALDEGADDYITKPFSVGELLARVRAVLRRASGIRKEKSRFSPPPTSVWCLIFKVPL, encoded by the coding sequence ATGTTATTGGACTTAGGTTTACCGGATCTAAGCGGTTTGGAAGTACTGCGTTCTGTGCGCAAGTGGAGCGAGCTTCCCAACATCGTCGTTTCTGCACGCCACGACGAACCCGGCAAGATCAACGCTTTAGACGAAGGCGCAGACGATTACATCACCAAACCATTCTCTGTTGGTGAATTACTCGCCCGAGTGCGCGCGGTGCTGCGCCGCGCTTCGGGGATAAGGAAGGAGAAAAGCCGGTTCTCACCACCGCCGACGAGCGTGTGGTGTTTGATCTTCAAAGTTCCACTGTGA
- a CDS encoding type II toxin-antitoxin system Phd/YefM family antitoxin, with protein MKTMNYTESRANYAKVLDDVVNDREETIITRAGHESVVIVSLEEYESLKETAYLLRSPANARRLFESIDRLEANRGSEHSLIDD; from the coding sequence ATGAAAACAATGAACTACACCGAGTCGCGGGCGAACTACGCCAAAGTCCTCGACGACGTGGTGAATGACCGCGAGGAAACAATCATCACCCGCGCGGGTCACGAATCAGTCGTTATCGTATCCCTGGAAGAATACGAATCCCTCAAAGAGACCGCCTACCTGCTCCGATCACCAGCCAATGCCCGTCGACTTTTCGAGTCGATAGACAGACTCGAGGCAAACCGAGGCAGCGAGCACTCTCTCATCGATGATTAG
- a CDS encoding winged helix-turn-helix domain-containing protein encodes MTVEGQPVHLTPREWGIVEYLLRHRGQLVHKMDLLQAVWGQAYSKETNYLRVYMSQLRQKLEKDPGHPQYLITELGVGYRMVV; translated from the coding sequence GTGACTGTTGAAGGCCAACCTGTGCACCTCACACCGCGGGAGTGGGGCATCGTGGAATACCTGCTGCGCCACCGAGGCCAATTGGTGCACAAGATGGATCTGCTTCAGGCCGTGTGGGGGCAGGCGTATTCCAAAGAGACGAATTACCTGCGGGTATATATGTCTCAGCTTCGGCAGAAATTGGAAAAAGACCCAGGCCATCCGCAGTACCTGATCACTGAGCTAGGCGTGGGCTACCGGATGGTGGTCTAG
- the scpB gene encoding SMC-Scp complex subunit ScpB, translating into MISQLRSAIESILLVADEPVQEGVLARVTQASEEQVHAICEQFQQELAQRGSGMSLRNIDGGWRLYTHLDNAEVVERFLHDGAQSKLSRAALETLAVIAYRQPATRAQVAAVRGVNVDGVVRTLVLRGLIREVAADEGSQAHRYETTELFLELMGIESLDALPDLAPLLPDVDSIDEEF; encoded by the coding sequence ATGATTAGCCAATTGCGCAGCGCTATCGAGTCGATCTTGTTGGTGGCCGATGAGCCGGTGCAAGAAGGCGTGCTCGCCCGCGTTACGCAGGCCTCCGAAGAGCAAGTGCATGCCATCTGCGAGCAATTCCAGCAGGAGCTTGCCCAACGGGGTTCTGGCATGAGCCTAAGAAATATCGACGGTGGCTGGCGGCTCTATACCCACCTGGATAATGCCGAGGTGGTTGAGCGTTTCTTGCATGATGGCGCACAATCAAAGCTTTCTCGTGCGGCACTAGAAACCCTGGCGGTGATCGCGTATCGCCAGCCGGCTACCCGCGCCCAAGTTGCTGCGGTGCGAGGCGTCAATGTTGATGGTGTGGTGCGTACCTTGGTGCTTCGTGGGCTTATCCGCGAAGTTGCGGCAGATGAGGGCTCTCAGGCGCACCGCTATGAAACTACTGAATTGTTCCTGGAATTGATGGGCATTGAGTCTTTAGATGCGTTGCCGGATCTTGCTCCGCTGCTGCCGGATGTTGATAGCATCGACGAAGAGTTCTAG
- a CDS encoding Txe/YoeB family addiction module toxin, translating to MLLVWDENAWEDYLWWQTQDRRTLKRINQLIKDIDRNGNEGIGKPEPLKHSLAGYWSRRITDEHRLVYRTIDNEIRIASCRYHYG from the coding sequence ATGCTCTTGGTCTGGGATGAGAACGCTTGGGAAGACTACCTCTGGTGGCAAACCCAAGACCGCAGAACGTTGAAACGCATCAACCAACTCATCAAGGACATCGACCGCAATGGCAACGAGGGCATCGGGAAACCGGAGCCGCTCAAGCATAGTCTGGCTGGCTACTGGTCACGGCGCATCACTGATGAACATCGCCTGGTGTACAGGACAATAGACAACGAGATTCGTATTGCATCCTGCCGCTACCACTACGGCTAA
- the der gene encoding ribosome biogenesis GTPase Der: MSEEPQEFNQAPDEGPEEFFFDSETEFFQEINEEDFADADFGEDYDEEDWSALEAALGIEQDPHLREDLCTVAIVGRPNVGKSTLVNRFIGRREAVVEDFPGVTRDRISYLADWGGKRFWVQDTGGWDPNVKGIHAAIARQAEMAMDTADVIIMVVDTKVGITETDAVMAKMLQRATVPVILVANKFDSDNQYADMAEFYALGLGDPWPVSAQHGRGGADVLDQVLSSFPEKPRASSIVEGPRRVALVGKPNVGKSSLLNKISGEDRSVVDNVAGTTVDPVDSLVQLDQQLWRFVDTAGLRKKVKQAQGHEYYASLRTRGAIDSAEICIFMIDASEPVSEQDQRVLGMILDAGKALVLVFNKWDLMDEDRRWELDRELDLQLAHIPWVKRVNISAKTGRALQKIEPFMIEALESWDKRVTTGQLNTWLRATIAQNPPPMKGGRVPRVLFATQASTRPPVIVLFTTGFLDAGYRRYLERKFREQFGFEGSPVKIAVRVRERRSKR, translated from the coding sequence ATGAGCGAGGAACCCCAAGAGTTCAACCAAGCACCCGATGAAGGGCCAGAGGAGTTCTTCTTCGATTCTGAAACCGAGTTCTTCCAAGAGATCAACGAAGAAGACTTCGCCGATGCAGATTTCGGTGAAGACTATGACGAAGAAGACTGGTCTGCGCTCGAAGCTGCCCTCGGCATTGAGCAGGACCCTCACCTGCGTGAGGATCTATGCACCGTGGCAATTGTTGGCCGCCCCAACGTTGGTAAATCCACGCTGGTCAACCGCTTCATTGGACGTCGAGAAGCTGTGGTGGAAGATTTCCCTGGCGTGACCCGCGACCGAATCTCCTACCTGGCGGATTGGGGCGGCAAGCGCTTTTGGGTGCAAGATACCGGCGGCTGGGATCCGAATGTCAAAGGCATTCACGCAGCGATTGCCCGCCAGGCCGAGATGGCCATGGATACTGCCGACGTGATCATCATGGTGGTCGATACCAAGGTGGGCATCACCGAAACTGATGCCGTGATGGCCAAGATGCTCCAGCGCGCAACGGTGCCGGTGATCCTGGTGGCCAATAAATTCGACTCGGATAATCAATACGCCGATATGGCAGAGTTTTATGCCCTTGGTCTTGGCGATCCCTGGCCCGTATCTGCACAACACGGCCGAGGTGGCGCCGATGTGCTCGATCAAGTGCTGAGCTCCTTCCCCGAAAAGCCACGAGCAAGCTCCATTGTGGAAGGCCCTCGCCGCGTGGCATTGGTGGGCAAGCCAAACGTGGGCAAGTCTTCGCTTTTGAACAAGATCTCTGGCGAAGATCGTTCCGTGGTGGACAACGTTGCAGGCACCACCGTGGATCCGGTGGACTCTTTGGTGCAACTTGACCAGCAGCTTTGGCGATTCGTGGATACAGCCGGCCTGCGCAAGAAGGTCAAGCAGGCACAAGGCCACGAGTACTACGCATCCCTGCGCACCCGCGGCGCCATCGATTCGGCTGAGATTTGCATCTTCATGATCGATGCCTCCGAGCCCGTATCCGAACAGGATCAGCGTGTGCTGGGCATGATCTTGGACGCCGGCAAAGCCTTGGTGCTGGTGTTTAATAAATGGGACCTCATGGACGAGGATCGCCGTTGGGAACTCGACCGCGAGCTCGACTTGCAACTGGCGCACATTCCCTGGGTCAAGCGTGTGAATATCTCCGCAAAAACCGGCCGTGCGCTGCAAAAGATCGAACCGTTTATGATCGAAGCGCTCGAGAGCTGGGATAAGCGAGTCACTACTGGCCAGCTCAACACCTGGTTGCGTGCCACCATCGCCCAGAACCCGCCGCCAATGAAAGGTGGGCGAGTACCGCGTGTGCTCTTTGCCACGCAGGCATCGACCCGCCCGCCGGTGATCGTGCTGTTTACCACCGGGTTCCTTGATGCGGGTTATCGTCGTTACTTGGAGCGCAAATTCCGCGAGCAGTTCGGATTTGAAGGCTCGCCGGTGAAAATCGCCGTGCGTGTGCGCGAACGCCGCTCCAAACGCTAA
- the bioD gene encoding dethiobiotin synthase — MSILCISGTNTDVGKTIATAALALAGQAQGFEVIPIKPVQTGEPEGEGDATTIERLSGIQGVCLRRYPEPLAPNLSARRAGMQQASVAEICQEITALDRPGRLLLVEGAGGLLVRLNEQESFADLVHALDAPLVIVSSMGLGSLNLAELSVEAARRRGIDVKALIGGSVEASPDLATRLNIEEMPKICHVPLWGVLPEGSGALSREAFAQMARRHLRPDFTADQ; from the coding sequence ATGAGCATTCTGTGCATTAGCGGCACCAATACCGATGTTGGCAAAACCATTGCTACTGCGGCCTTAGCACTTGCCGGCCAGGCACAAGGCTTTGAGGTGATCCCGATCAAGCCGGTACAAACTGGTGAGCCAGAAGGTGAAGGCGATGCCACCACCATCGAGCGGCTCAGCGGCATCCAAGGGGTGTGTCTGAGGCGTTATCCCGAACCTCTTGCGCCCAATCTTTCTGCCAGGCGAGCAGGAATGCAACAAGCCAGTGTTGCTGAAATATGCCAGGAAATCACAGCGCTTGATCGCCCTGGGCGGCTATTGCTGGTCGAAGGTGCAGGCGGATTGCTGGTTCGGCTCAATGAGCAAGAAAGCTTCGCCGATTTGGTTCACGCCCTCGATGCTCCCTTGGTGATCGTTAGCAGCATGGGGTTGGGATCGTTGAACTTAGCAGAGTTAAGCGTTGAGGCCGCAAGGCGGCGCGGCATCGACGTCAAAGCCTTAATCGGTGGCTCAGTCGAAGCATCACCGGATTTAGCTACCAGACTGAATATCGAAGAAATGCCGAAGATCTGCCACGTGCCACTGTGGGGCGTGTTGCCCGAAGGCAGCGGAGCGCTAAGTAGAGAAGCTTTTGCTCAGATGGCAAGAAGGCACCTGCGACCCGACTTCACCGCTGATCAGTAG
- a CDS encoding cation:proton antiporter — protein MEVLIGLVALLFATVTMVAIGDRTGLPWPPLLAVLAGVAMLFPSIPENQIPAELMLPIFIPPLLWALARRTSWASIRRNWRIVVQLSVLLVIITAFAVGLSAYLLVPTLSFAGAVVIGAAISPPDPVAVDAVAEPAGVPRRLTSTLQTEGLFNDAASIVVFNLALSVLLRGEEIAWWAAIAAFFYAATSAVVIGFLLGRGAAWLNNRLDSAVAGNALTWVIPFATFIIAEEVHSSGVIAIVVAAIEFNSRNGAGAEDRLSGSAFWEVVELLFTGVAFGLIGLSVRTAMDEVGARIWHAVWIGVVLSFVAIVVRAIWLYMMYLRNRRKGRRTGAPLRLQEVLLLTWGGMRGLVTLALVLSIPPTAGFGLYSELPVIALVVLVVTMVIPGLLLPWLMKVLNLEQGPDAFGDQARARLEARARFAAGEVLERYIHDIPVEQLEALRRRFEEDIHVDVDESDHGAAQDRKKRIAQKAEQMNRVRLEALYASQAELLRARRERDVDPVILDEVLYDVDSQILATEKRLAK, from the coding sequence ATGGAAGTTCTCATCGGTCTCGTCGCGTTGTTGTTTGCAACGGTGACAATGGTGGCGATCGGCGACCGAACCGGGCTTCCCTGGCCTCCGCTACTTGCGGTGCTTGCTGGTGTGGCAATGCTGTTTCCGAGCATTCCAGAAAACCAGATCCCCGCGGAGCTGATGCTCCCGATCTTTATCCCACCTTTGCTGTGGGCACTGGCACGAAGAACGAGCTGGGCGTCCATTCGTAGAAATTGGCGCATCGTGGTGCAGCTTTCGGTGCTCTTGGTGATTATCACCGCCTTTGCCGTTGGCCTAAGCGCCTACCTGCTCGTTCCCACCCTTTCTTTTGCTGGTGCCGTCGTCATTGGTGCGGCGATCTCACCACCTGATCCGGTTGCCGTCGATGCCGTGGCAGAGCCTGCCGGTGTGCCACGTCGCCTGACTAGCACGTTGCAAACAGAGGGTCTTTTTAACGACGCCGCATCCATCGTGGTGTTCAACCTTGCCTTAAGCGTATTGCTCAGAGGCGAAGAGATTGCCTGGTGGGCGGCGATTGCAGCCTTCTTCTACGCAGCCACCTCCGCGGTGGTCATCGGCTTTTTACTTGGTAGGGGAGCAGCCTGGCTGAATAACCGCTTAGATTCCGCCGTGGCTGGTAATGCCTTGACCTGGGTCATTCCTTTTGCCACCTTCATCATCGCCGAAGAAGTACATTCCAGCGGCGTGATCGCCATCGTTGTAGCAGCGATTGAATTTAACTCCAGAAATGGCGCTGGAGCCGAAGACCGCCTTTCTGGCAGTGCCTTCTGGGAAGTAGTAGAGCTGCTCTTTACTGGCGTGGCCTTCGGCTTGATTGGCCTTTCGGTGCGCACCGCCATGGACGAGGTTGGCGCAAGGATCTGGCACGCAGTCTGGATTGGTGTGGTGCTCTCCTTCGTTGCCATCGTGGTCCGGGCAATCTGGTTGTACATGATGTATCTGAGGAACCGTCGAAAAGGCCGCAGAACCGGTGCGCCACTTCGGCTCCAAGAAGTCCTGCTGCTGACCTGGGGCGGTATGCGCGGTCTGGTCACCTTGGCGCTGGTGCTTTCCATCCCGCCAACAGCCGGATTTGGCCTGTACTCCGAGCTACCGGTGATCGCCCTGGTGGTGCTGGTGGTGACCATGGTGATCCCTGGTTTGCTGCTGCCTTGGCTGATGAAGGTGCTCAACTTGGAGCAAGGCCCAGATGCTTTTGGCGACCAAGCCCGAGCACGGCTTGAGGCACGCGCACGTTTTGCCGCAGGCGAAGTGCTCGAACGCTACATCCACGACATTCCAGTGGAGCAATTAGAGGCACTGCGTCGGCGCTTTGAAGAAGATATCCACGTCGATGTCGATGAATCTGATCATGGTGCGGCCCAAGACCGAAAGAAGCGCATTGCTCAAAAGGCAGAACAGATGAACCGCGTGCGTCTTGAAGCCCTCTATGCCTCTCAGGCAGAGCTGCTGAGGGCACGCCGAGAACGCGATGTGGATCCGGTGATCTTAGATGAGGTGCTCTACGACGTCGATAGCCAAATCTTGGCTACAGAAAAGCGCCTTGCTAAGTAG
- a CDS encoding pseudouridine synthase, with product MTPTARRDGTPDKGRGQQRPSSKKATKPQKAQKQRASEMIISNAKPARHQHKAPDLDQAKAGEPIRLQKVLAQAGVASRRHSEILIDAGRVEVNGRVISKQGVRVDPNTDIIRVDGVRINVNEDMEYFVLNKPRGVQSTMSDEMGRACVGDIVSEKIAAGQRLFHVGRLDADTEGLLLLTNDGELANRLTHPKYEVAKTYLATVQGEADRALIRRLREGIELDDGPAKADFVQIIDVYEGRSLVRVELHEGRKHIVRRMLKEAGFPVERLVRTKLHTVQLGDMKPGGIRALNRSELSSLYKVVGM from the coding sequence GTGACACCGACCGCTCGCCGTGATGGCACACCGGACAAAGGCAGGGGCCAGCAACGGCCCTCGTCGAAGAAGGCGACTAAGCCCCAAAAGGCGCAGAAGCAGCGCGCTTCGGAGATGATCATCTCCAATGCGAAGCCGGCTCGCCATCAGCACAAAGCCCCAGATTTAGATCAAGCTAAAGCTGGTGAGCCTATTCGTTTGCAAAAAGTGCTCGCCCAGGCTGGCGTAGCCTCCAGGCGCCATTCCGAGATCCTGATCGACGCAGGCCGCGTGGAAGTCAATGGCCGCGTGATTTCAAAGCAGGGTGTTCGCGTTGATCCGAACACCGATATCATCCGGGTGGATGGCGTTCGCATCAACGTCAACGAAGACATGGAGTACTTCGTGCTGAATAAGCCTCGTGGCGTGCAATCGACCATGAGTGATGAGATGGGCCGCGCTTGCGTGGGCGATATTGTGAGCGAGAAAATTGCCGCTGGCCAGCGCCTTTTCCACGTTGGTCGCCTCGATGCCGATACCGAAGGGCTGTTGTTGCTTACCAATGATGGTGAGCTGGCCAATCGCCTGACCCACCCGAAGTATGAGGTGGCCAAAACCTATCTCGCCACCGTGCAGGGTGAGGCCGATCGTGCACTCATTCGCCGCTTGCGTGAAGGCATTGAGCTTGACGACGGCCCCGCGAAAGCAGATTTCGTGCAGATCATCGATGTGTATGAGGGTCGTTCGCTGGTGCGTGTGGAACTCCACGAAGGCCGCAAGCACATCGTTCGTCGCATGCTCAAAGAGGCAGGGTTCCCGGTTGAGCGCCTGGTGCGCACCAAGCTGCATACCGTTCAGCTTGGCGATATGAAGCCAGGTGGCATCCGTGCACTCAACCGCTCTGAATTAAGCAGCCTGTACAAGGTGGTGGGGATGTAA